The nucleotide sequence ATAATTCCAGGTAACGCTAAAACAGCATATCCTTTAGGAATTAGATAGTTTCTTGCATAACCTGGTTTTACATCTAATTCATCATATTGAAACCCTAAATTTTCTACGTCTTCTTTGAGAATAATTTTCATTTTATCTTAAATCGTCTGTAACAAAAGGTAATAGACCAATCTGTCTACATCTCTTAATAGCCGCATTTAATTTATTTTGATTTTTTTGTAAAGTGCCTGTAATACGACGTGGTAAAATTTTTCCTTGCGCATTCAGAAATTTTATTAAAAAAGTAGGATCTTTATAATCTATATATTTAATATTTCTTTGTTCAAAGAAACAATATTTTTTTTCTACTTTAGTTTCTATTTTAATAGGAGATAAATATCTTAATTCATTCTCTCCTCCTTGTTTTGTCTGTTGATGGGTTTCTTCTAATGTCATAATTATTCATCTTTTTTTAAGAATTTTTTTCTTCTCCTTTCAGCATATTCTATTCCATATTTATTTAATTTTACAGTTAAAAAACGTAAAACGCGCTCATCCTGTCTTAATTTCAATTCAAAATTAGAAACTGAATCAGAATTAAACAAAAATTCAAATAAGTGATAACAACCGCTTTGTTTTTTTTGAATAGGATAAGCGAATTTTTTTAATCCCCAATGTTCCTGATGAATAATTTTTCCTTTTTTTTGCATGATATAATTTTCGTATTCTTTTGCTGTTTCTTTTGCTTGATCATCAGATAATATAGGAGTTATTATTATGATATTTTCATAATGTTTAAACATTGAATTTTTTTAAATGTAAATCTATATTTTTATATTCTTTTTTCAAAAATATTCTATATTTTTTCTTTTATTTGATTGATCAATTCTTGAATACGTTTTATACTTTCCTCTTTTCCTAGCATTTCTAAAATTATGAAAACATCAATTCCTTTTAGGGAACCCACTAAAGATAAACGAAGTAATTGCATGATTTTATGTTTATTTTTTATTTTTTGAAACAAAAACCTTAAATATACAGACGTAAATTGATTTATATCATATAATAGTATTTTTGCTTTCTCCAATTGAATAATGGTATTTTCATGACAAATTTTTTTAAAAAAATTGTCTTCATAAAAACTAGGAGAAATAAAAAAATAAAAAGAATGTTCCCATATTTCATGAATAAAATGAATTCTATCCATTGTTAAATGGATTACTTTCCATAAATAATCTTTTTTACAGAAAATAGAACGTGTTTTGATTTCTTTGAAAAGAAATGAAAATATTTCTTCCTCTTTTTCATTTAAATGTTTTTTATTGAACCAATTTGCTTTTTTAATATCAAAATAAACACTAGATTTAGTTATTCTTTCTAAAGAAAATAAATTGATTAATTCTTGTAAAGAGAAAATTTCCCTTTTTCCTCCAGGATTCCATCCTAATAAAGCTAACATATTCACAAATGCTTCTGGTAAATAACCTAATTCCCTATATCCTGGTATAATAGTTTTTGGAGTTTTCCATTGTATAGGATATATAGGAAAATTTGAACTATCTGTATTTCTTTTACTAATTTTTCCTTTTCCATTATTTTTCAAAATTAAAGGCAAATGTGCAAAATGAGGAGGAGTCCAATCTAAAGCCCTATATAACAATAAATGTAAAGACATAGATGGGATCCATTCTTCTCCTCTGATCACATGAGTAATTTTCATTAAATGATCGTCTATTGTATTAGCTAAATGATAAGTAGCTCCTCCATCCGATTTTAATAAAATTTTATCGTCTAGGTGATCTGTATTCACAATTATATTGCCATGTATGATATCATACATTTTCAATTTTTCTCCAGGTTTTATTTTAAATCGAATCACATAAGAACAAGACTGCAGTTTATCATGTAATTGCTCTTTCGTTATAGTTAACGAATTATTCATATTCATTCTGTTTTTATAATTATAAGAAAAAACTAACCCACGATGATTCCATTCTTTTATTTTTTTATCAATATCTTGATTTGTATCAAATGCATAATAAGCATACCCTTTTTTGAGTAATTTATTAATATACATACGATAAATATTACTTCTTTTAGATTGATAATAAGGAGAATAAGGCCCTCCATATCCAACTCCTTCATCAGGTTCTATGTGGCACCATTTTAATGTTTCCAAAATATATGATTCAGAATTCTCAACAAATCTTTTTCTATCAGTATCTTCTATTCTAAGAATAAATGTTCCACCATATTTTTTAGCAAAAAGATAGTTATATAATGCTGTTCTGATTCCACCTAAATGAAGTGGCCCTGTAGGACTAGGAGCAAAACGAACTCTAACAGAATGTAGCGACATAATTAATTAATTGATAAATCTTATTTTCCAATGCAAAATTTTGAAAAAATATTTTTTAGTATATCTTCACTTGTGATTTCTCCAGAAATTTCTCCTAAATATCGTAATGTTTCTTTAATATATATTGATATTAAATCAACTGAAAATCCTTTATTAAAAGCATTATGTGCTAATAACAGCTCCCTTAATGATAGTTTCAAAGCTTCATAATGTCTGTTTTGTGTTACCACTATTTTTTTTTCTTTTAATTTATCCAAAAACAAAGAACTCAAAACATTGAGGACCCTTTTTACTTCATGATAATTTTTGGACGAAATTTCGAAAAAATAAGGAATATTTGACTTGAAATTTTCAAAATCATAAAAATCAGATAAATCTGATTTATTCGCTATAACAAAAATATTTTTTAATGGATATTTTTTTTGAATACTTTGAATATCACTAAGAATTTTTTGTTTTTCTTGATCCGAAGAATCAAAAATATATAATATGACTTGAGCCTCTTCTATTTTTTTCATGGTTTTTTCCACTCCCATAATTTCTATAGGATCTCTAGTTTTTCTAATCCCTGCTGTATCCAAAAAATGAAAAAGAATTCCATTTAAAATGATTTCTCCTTCCACATAATCTCTAGTTGTTCCTTCTATATGGGATATAATGGAACGTTCTTCCTGAACCGCCTGATTAAAAAAAGTGGATTTCCCCACATTGGGTTTTCCAATAATAACCACATAAATTCCTTTTTTTATGGCATTTCCTAATGAAAAAGATTCAATTAAATCTTTTATAATTTCTTTTAATTCTTGTAAAAAAGAAAAAAGCTCTGATCTCTTAGCAAAGATCACATTTTCCTCAGAAAAATCTAATTCTAATTCTAGTAAAGATACGAAATCTAGCAATTTTTTTCTTAAATCCTTAATAGTGTTAGATAATGACCCTTTAATCTGTTGTAAAGATATTTCATGACAAATTTTGTTTTCAGACATAATCAAATCAGCTATAGCTTCTGCTTGTGATAAATCTATTTTTTTATTTATAAAAGCACGAAATGTAAATTCTCCCGGACGAGCTAAACGTATTCCTTTTCGAATGATCAATTGCAAAATCTGTTGTTGAATATAATAAGACCCATGACAGGAAATCTCTATCATATTCTCTCCTGTATAAGAAAAAGGAGATTTAAAAATAGAAACTAAAACTTGATCTAATAAATTATTATTTTCTGCAACAATATATCCTAAATGAATCGTATTCGTAGATTGGTTTTTAAGCTTTTTTCCAGGTTTAACAGAAACAAAAATATTTTCAATTATAGATATGGAATTTTTCCCAGAAATTCGAATAACAGAAATAGCACTAGATCCAATAGGAGTTGCTAAAGCAACAATGGTATCGTCATCGAACATAAAAATTATGTGTTATAAAATCATAAAATAAGTATTTTTTTTTGAAATTCGCATCATTTTAATTTCTTTCGTCACATGATATATTTTGACAAATTTTACCGTGTTTTTCAAAACACTCTTCAAGATTTATATACAGAACCTAAAGAAATAGAAAGTCTATTTTTTTTACTTACGACCCACATTTTTAAATGTGATAAAACAACTATTTTATTGAGATTGAGTAGAAAAGAAAAAATTAATTTTTTTATTTACGAAAAATTAATAAAAAAATTATGGGAATTAAAAAAAAATAGACCCATACAATATGTAATTGGTAAAACTTACTTTTTTGGTATGAAATTTATTGTTAATGAAAAAGTATTCATTCCAAGACCAGAAACAGAAGAACTTGTATACTGGATTCTACAGGATCATAAAGACAGCAATTTTCCTGTTCAAGTATTTGATATTGGAACAGGAAGTGGATGTATTAGTATTACTTTAAAAAAAAAAAAACCTGAAATTTCACACATTCATGCCATTGATTCTGATAAAGAAGCTCTTGATATTGCTTATAAAAATGCAAAATTACATAATGTGAAAATTTCATTAAAAAATATAGACATATTGAAAAATGAAATCCCATCAAAATCAAACATGAATAAAAATTATGTTAACATTATCGTAAGTAATCCTCCTTATGTTAAACTATCTGAAAAAAAACTCCTACATCCAAATATTGTTCAATACGAACCTTATAAAGCTTTATTTGTACCTGACGAAGATCCCTTAATTTTTTACAAAAAAATTTCTTTTTGGATACAAAAAAGATTGACTGGAATCGTCTATGTTTATTTCGAAATAAATCAATTTATTTATTCAGATATTATTAATCTTTTGAAAAAAAGAGGATTTATAAATATCGAAATAAGAAAAGATTTTCAAGGATTTTTTAGAATGGTTCGTGCAATTTATTCCTCAAATAAAATAAATAAAAATAAATTATGAATAAAAAAATAGAAAAAAAAATATATCAACTCAGAAAAAAATTGTTAAAATATAATGATCAATATTATAATTTCGGGATCTCAGAAGTATCAGATGATTTTTTTGATAAAAAATTAAAAGAATTATCTTTTTTAGAGAAAAAATATCCTGAATTACAGGATTCTACTTCCCCTACAATGAAAATAGGAGCAAAAGTTACTAGTACGAACTCTATTTATACTGTTTATCATAAATACAAAATGTATTCCATTCAAAACACCTACTCTAAAAAAGAATTAATAATTTGGGAAAAAAAAATTAATAAATCAGTTCATTCTTTATCTTTTATATGTGAACCAAAATATGATGGAGTATCTATTAATTTAATTTATCAAAACGGTTTTTTAACAAATGCAGTAACTCGTGGGGATGGAGAAAAAGGAGAAGATGTTACAAAAAATATTCAAACGATCAAATACATTCCTTGTAAGTTGAAAGGAGATAACTATCCTACATATCTTGAAATACGTGGAGAAATTTTTCTTCCTATCAAAAATTTTACAGAAATCAATAAAAGACGTATCAAAAATGGGAAAAATCCTTATTCTAATCCCAGAAATACGGCCAGTGGAACACTAAAAATTCATGATCATAAAGAAGTACGTAAAAGAGATTTATTTTGTATAGCATTTCATTCTGTAGGAAATAATTTACCTTTTGACACACAATATGAATCCTTAAAATACATAAAATATTGGGGCTTTCAAGTTCCGGAAACAGCACGTATTTGTAGAAACATGAAAGAAGTCTTCCATTTTATAGACTTTTGGAAAGTTTTTCAAAATAAACTTCCGTATCAAACGGACGGAATAGTTATCAAAGTAAATGAATATCAAAAACAATCTATTTTAGGATTTACCAATAAATATCCACGTTGGGCTATAGCTTATAAATTTAGACAAAAATTGTCTGAGACGAAATTATTGAATATTACGTTTCAAGTGGGCCGTACAGGAGTCATTACTCCTGTAGCTCATGTTACACCTATTGCAATTACTGGAACTACAATTAAAAGAGTTGGACTTTATAATGATAATTTCATACAAAAAATGGGTATTCATTATGGCGATACGCTTTTATTAGAAAAAGGGGGGGATATTATTCCAAAAGTCACAAAAGTAAACATAAAAAAAAGATCAGATAAAACCTTTCCTGTATTTTTTTTAAAGAAATGTCCATCATGTCATAGCGTTTTAGAAAAAAAAAACGAATTATTCTACTGTATGAATCAGAATTGTTTTTCTCAAAAAATCGAAAAAACAATACATTTTGTAAATGTTATGAATATAAAAAAAATTGGAAGGGAAATGATAAATAAACTATACAAAAAAGGTTTTTTATATAATTTTTGTGATTTATATGAATTGAAAAAAGAAGAACTCCTTCAGATTGATGGAGTCAGAGAAAAATTGGCGTATGGAATTTTGAATAATATAGAAAAATCGAAAGAAAACCCTTATGATAAAGTATTATTTTCCTTAGGTGTTCGTTATGTAGGAGAATATATATCTAAAAAATTATCAGAATATTTTGGGGATATATATTCTTTAATGCATGCAAATTATGATCGTTTAATTTCTATTTCTGGTATAGGAAAAAAAATCGCAAAAAGTATTATTACTTATTTTTCAAAAACAGAACATCAACATATCATTAAAATGCTTGTAAAATATGGATTGCATATTTCGAAATGTTCTATGATTAAAAAATCTTCTTTTATTGAAGGAAAATCTTTTGTATTTACAGGTAAATTATCTTGTATGACCCGAAATGAGGCTAAAAATATAGTAGAATTTTTAGGGGGAAAAGTATATAATACTGTCAATAATAAAATTAATTTTATAGTGGTTGGAAAAAATTTTGGTTCCAAATTAGAAAAAAGTATGAAAAAAAATAACGTCATAATTTTGACAGAACATATTTTTTTGAAAATACTTAAAAAAGAAAAAAAGTAAAAATCAATCAATTTTAACAATTGTCAGCACTTATTTAAGTCCGTATAGATAGTTTTGTTTTTCATATAGAAAACAGTATATTTAATTTAATAAATGTGTACTAATTTTTGATAAAAATTAATGCATCATTTAAGTCAGAAATCTATTTTTTTTATGTTATTAAAAAATATATTTACAGAATCTGGATTCGAGTCTGAAGCTGAGTTTATACCCTTAATAAGTCAAGATGAAGAAGATCAATTGCTTAAAGACGATATTCCTGAACAATTATGCATCTTAACAGTAAGAAATATGGTTTTGTATTCTGGAATTGTTTTTCCAATTATAGCAGGAAAAAGTGGATCCATACAATTGTTGCAAGATGCTTATGGATTAGATAAAACAGTTGGAGTATTAACACAAAAAAATTCTGGAATAGAAAATCTTAGCGAAAAAGATTTGTATTCTATTGGAACGGTTGCTAAAATATTGAAATTATTGAAAATGCCTGATGGAAATACCACTGTTATTTTACAGGGAAAAAGAAGATTTAAAGTCAATCGTTTTATTCAAAATGATCCATATTTTAAAGCAGAGATTATAGCGTTAGAAGAAAATAAACCTTCCTGTAAGGATAAAGAATACCTTGCTTTAGTGGAATCTATAAAGGAAATAGCTATAAAAATTATTCAAGACAATCCCAACATTCCATCAGAAGCTAGCATTGCTATTCGTAATATAGAAAGTCCTTCTTTCTTAATAAATTTCGTAGCAGCTAATATGAATTTAGCGACTAGAGATAAACAAAAATTGTTAGAATACGATGATTTGAAAAAAAGAGCAATGGAAACATTGCGTTTTCTAAATGTAGAACATCAACAAATTAAATTAAAAAACGATATTCAATCCCGTGTTCGTAGTGATATGGACCAGCAACAAAGAGAATATTTTTTGCATCAGCAAATCAAAGCTATCCAAGAAGAACTGGGAGATATTTCTTATGAAAAAGAAATAGACGAAATGCGTGCTAAAGCTTCCAGAAAAAAATGGCCAAAGGAAGCAAAAAAACAGTTTGACAGAGAATTGCTAAAAATGCAAAGAACTAATCCTCAAATGCCAGAATATACGGTTCAAAGAAATTATCTTGAATTAATGATTGATCTACCTTGGGGTAGATATTCAAAGGATAATTTTGATTTAGAATATGCACAAAAAATATTAGATAGAGATCATTACGGGTTAGAAAAAGTTAAAGAGCGTATTATAGAATATTTAGCTGTATTAAAATTGAGAGGAGATATGCGTTCCCCTATTCTATGTTTTTACGGTCCTCCTGGAGTTGGAAAAACTTCTTTAGGAAGATCTATAGCTACTGCGCTGAAAAGAAAATACGTTCGAATTTCTTTGGGGGGATTGCATGATGAATCAGAAATACGGGGACACAGAAGGACTTATATAGGAGCTATGCCTGGTAGGTTATTACAATCTATTCGAAAAGTAGGAACTTCAAATCCCGTTTTTGTTATAGACGAAATAGACAAAATGGGAATAGGAACAAATGGAGATCCTTCTTCTGCCATGTTGGAAGTTTTAGATCCGGAACAAAACACCTCATTTTACGATAATTTTTTAGAAATGGGTTACGATTTATCAAAAGTGTTATTTATTGCTACAGCAAATTCACTTTCCCATATTCAACCGGCTCTAATAGATAGAATGGAGGTTATAGAAATGAATGGATATACTGTAGAAGAAAAAACACAAATTGTAAAAAAACACATATTACCCAAACAATTAAAAGATAATGGATTAAAAAAATCAGATTTAATACTTGGGACGAAACAAATAGAAAAAGTCATTGAAAGTTATACAAGAGAATCTGGATTGAGAACTTTAGAAAAACATATTGCTAAATTAGCACGTTATGTAGCTAAACATATTGCTATGAATAAAAAATATGTCAAGTTTTTGAGTATTGAAAAAATAGAAAGTATTCTTGGCATCCCCAATGATCCAGATCGTTATGAGGAAAATAATGTTCCAGGTGTGGTGACGGGGTTAGCTTGGACTCATTTTGGTGGAGATATTTTATATATTGAATCCAGTTTATCTAAAGGTAAAGGTCATTTAAGTATTACTGGAAATTTAGGAGAGGTGATG is from Blattabacterium cuenoti and encodes:
- the rpsR gene encoding 30S ribosomal protein S18; translation: MTLEETHQQTKQGGENELRYLSPIKIETKVEKKYCFFEQRNIKYIDYKDPTFLIKFLNAQGKILPRRITGTLQKNQNKLNAAIKRCRQIGLLPFVTDDLR
- the rpsF gene encoding 30S ribosomal protein S6, with protein sequence MFKHYENIIIITPILSDDQAKETAKEYENYIMQKKGKIIHQEHWGLKKFAYPIQKKQSGCYHLFEFLFNSDSVSNFELKLRQDERVLRFLTVKLNKYGIEYAERRRKKFLKKDE
- the gltX gene encoding glutamate--tRNA ligase, which produces MSLHSVRVRFAPSPTGPLHLGGIRTALYNYLFAKKYGGTFILRIEDTDRKRFVENSESYILETLKWCHIEPDEGVGYGGPYSPYYQSKRSNIYRMYINKLLKKGYAYYAFDTNQDIDKKIKEWNHRGLVFSYNYKNRMNMNNSLTITKEQLHDKLQSCSYVIRFKIKPGEKLKMYDIIHGNIIVNTDHLDDKILLKSDGGATYHLANTIDDHLMKITHVIRGEEWIPSMSLHLLLYRALDWTPPHFAHLPLILKNNGKGKISKRNTDSSNFPIYPIQWKTPKTIIPGYRELGYLPEAFVNMLALLGWNPGGKREIFSLQELINLFSLERITKSSVYFDIKKANWFNKKHLNEKEEEIFSFLFKEIKTRSIFCKKDYLWKVIHLTMDRIHFIHEIWEHSFYFFISPSFYEDNFFKKICHENTIIQLEKAKILLYDINQFTSVYLRFLFQKIKNKHKIMQLLRLSLVGSLKGIDVFIILEMLGKEESIKRIQELINQIKEKI
- the mnmE gene encoding tRNA uridine-5-carboxymethylaminomethyl(34) synthesis GTPase MnmE, translating into MFDDDTIVALATPIGSSAISVIRISGKNSISIIENIFVSVKPGKKLKNQSTNTIHLGYIVAENNNLLDQVLVSIFKSPFSYTGENMIEISCHGSYYIQQQILQLIIRKGIRLARPGEFTFRAFINKKIDLSQAEAIADLIMSENKICHEISLQQIKGSLSNTIKDLRKKLLDFVSLLELELDFSEENVIFAKRSELFSFLQELKEIIKDLIESFSLGNAIKKGIYVVIIGKPNVGKSTFFNQAVQEERSIISHIEGTTRDYVEGEIILNGILFHFLDTAGIRKTRDPIEIMGVEKTMKKIEEAQVILYIFDSSDQEKQKILSDIQSIQKKYPLKNIFVIANKSDLSDFYDFENFKSNIPYFFEISSKNYHEVKRVLNVLSSLFLDKLKEKKIVVTQNRHYEALKLSLRELLLAHNAFNKGFSVDLISIYIKETLRYLGEISGEITSEDILKNIFSKFCIGK
- the ligA gene encoding NAD-dependent DNA ligase LigA; amino-acid sequence: MNKKIEKKIYQLRKKLLKYNDQYYNFGISEVSDDFFDKKLKELSFLEKKYPELQDSTSPTMKIGAKVTSTNSIYTVYHKYKMYSIQNTYSKKELIIWEKKINKSVHSLSFICEPKYDGVSINLIYQNGFLTNAVTRGDGEKGEDVTKNIQTIKYIPCKLKGDNYPTYLEIRGEIFLPIKNFTEINKRRIKNGKNPYSNPRNTASGTLKIHDHKEVRKRDLFCIAFHSVGNNLPFDTQYESLKYIKYWGFQVPETARICRNMKEVFHFIDFWKVFQNKLPYQTDGIVIKVNEYQKQSILGFTNKYPRWAIAYKFRQKLSETKLLNITFQVGRTGVITPVAHVTPIAITGTTIKRVGLYNDNFIQKMGIHYGDTLLLEKGGDIIPKVTKVNIKKRSDKTFPVFFLKKCPSCHSVLEKKNELFYCMNQNCFSQKIEKTIHFVNVMNIKKIGREMINKLYKKGFLYNFCDLYELKKEELLQIDGVREKLAYGILNNIEKSKENPYDKVLFSLGVRYVGEYISKKLSEYFGDIYSLMHANYDRLISISGIGKKIAKSIITYFSKTEHQHIIKMLVKYGLHISKCSMIKKSSFIEGKSFVFTGKLSCMTRNEAKNIVEFLGGKVYNTVNNKINFIVVGKNFGSKLEKSMKKNNVIILTEHIFLKILKKEKK
- the lon gene encoding endopeptidase La; the encoded protein is MLLKNIFTESGFESEAEFIPLISQDEEDQLLKDDIPEQLCILTVRNMVLYSGIVFPIIAGKSGSIQLLQDAYGLDKTVGVLTQKNSGIENLSEKDLYSIGTVAKILKLLKMPDGNTTVILQGKRRFKVNRFIQNDPYFKAEIIALEENKPSCKDKEYLALVESIKEIAIKIIQDNPNIPSEASIAIRNIESPSFLINFVAANMNLATRDKQKLLEYDDLKKRAMETLRFLNVEHQQIKLKNDIQSRVRSDMDQQQREYFLHQQIKAIQEELGDISYEKEIDEMRAKASRKKWPKEAKKQFDRELLKMQRTNPQMPEYTVQRNYLELMIDLPWGRYSKDNFDLEYAQKILDRDHYGLEKVKERIIEYLAVLKLRGDMRSPILCFYGPPGVGKTSLGRSIATALKRKYVRISLGGLHDESEIRGHRRTYIGAMPGRLLQSIRKVGTSNPVFVIDEIDKMGIGTNGDPSSAMLEVLDPEQNTSFYDNFLEMGYDLSKVLFIATANSLSHIQPALIDRMEVIEMNGYTVEEKTQIVKKHILPKQLKDNGLKKSDLILGTKQIEKVIESYTRESGLRTLEKHIAKLARYVAKHIAMNKKYVKFLSIEKIESILGIPNDPDRYEENNVPGVVTGLAWTHFGGDILYIESSLSKGKGHLSITGNLGEVMKESATIALQYIKAHYKEFNIDPIMFEEKNVHVHVPEGAVPKDGPSAGITMLTSLVSSFTKRKLRPHLAMTGEITLRGKVLPVGGIKEKILAAKRANIKEIILSQDNKKDVEEIKTEHLKGLTFDYVRNMNDVIHLALL
- a CDS encoding N5-glutamine methyltransferase family protein, whose amino-acid sequence is MIYFDKFYRVFQNTLQDLYTEPKEIESLFFLLTTHIFKCDKTTILLRLSRKEKINFFIYEKLIKKLWELKKNRPIQYVIGKTYFFGMKFIVNEKVFIPRPETEELVYWILQDHKDSNFPVQVFDIGTGSGCISITLKKKKPEISHIHAIDSDKEALDIAYKNAKLHNVKISLKNIDILKNEIPSKSNMNKNYVNIIVSNPPYVKLSEKKLLHPNIVQYEPYKALFVPDEDPLIFYKKISFWIQKRLTGIVYVYFEINQFIYSDIINLLKKRGFINIEIRKDFQGFFRMVRAIYSSNKINKNKL